A single region of the Panthera tigris isolate Pti1 chromosome B1, P.tigris_Pti1_mat1.1, whole genome shotgun sequence genome encodes:
- the LOC107181073 gene encoding uncharacterized protein LOC107181073 isoform X2, producing MESEKVQIILGEVQLKPALPCPLESSFSSLHLLETPERDFRLAKARFKCHLLQEAFPASSPPFQPPQDLARRRRARWHRRSPLACMPRAKSNRGSAGIARASGLAGPWALESEMWGCCRHPGMLGDKGRCSGFRPPALQPCLGCWAASFTLVKFSFCSPFPLGVPATKEAGSLQLRPGEVTALGRMDPQLPPARLRGLFAGGGQEGVKSTPSPLTPLPRGQSRALGCGRRPPLPS from the exons ATGGAAAGCGAG AAGGTGCAGATCATTCTCGGGGAAGTCCAACTGAAaccagccctcccctgccctctggagTCTTCGTTTTCCAGCCTACATCTGCTTGAGACTCCAGAAAGAGACTTCAGATTGGCCAAG GCCCGGtttaaatgccacctcctccaggaagcttttccAG cttcctcccctcccttccagccTCCTCAAGACCTAGCCCGACGGCGACGGGCCAGGTGGCATCGGAGGTCACCGCTTGCCTGCATGCCCCGAGCCAAGAGCAACCGCGGTTCCGCGGGGATCGCAAGGGCCTCAGGCCTCGCAGGACCGTGGGCGCTGGAGAGTGAGATGTGGGGCTGCTGCCGCCACCCGGGAATGTTGGGGGACAAGGGGCGCTGCTCCGGATTTAGGCCGCCGGccctccagccctgccttggCTGTTGGGCCGCCTCCTTCACCTTGGTTAAGTTCTCCTTTTGCTCCCCATTCCCGCTCGGGGTGCCCGCCACCAAGGAGGCCGGTTCGCTGCAGCTTAGGCCAGGGGAGGTCACTGCTCTGGGGCGGATGGACCCCCAGCTTCCCCCAGCTCGTCTCCGAGGACTTTTCGCCGGAGGCGGGCAGGAAGGGGTTAAGAgcaccccttcccccctcacccccctcccccgcggcCAATCCAGAGCCCTGGGCTGCGGGCGAAGGCCGCCGCTTCCCTCCTGA
- the HAND2 gene encoding heart- and neural crest derivatives-expressed protein 2, translating to MSLVGGFPHHPVVHHEGYPFAAAAAAAAAAAASRCSHEENPYFHGWLIGHPEMSPPDYSMALSYSPEYASGAAGLDHSHYGGVPPGAGPPGLGGPRPVKRRGTANRKERRRTQSINSAFAELRECIPNVPADTKLSKIKTLRLATSYIAYLMDLLAKDDQNGEAEAFKAEIKKTDVKEEKRKKELNEILKSTVSSNDKKTKGRTGWPQHVWALELKQ from the exons ATGAGTCTGGTGGGGGGCTTCCCCCACCACCCGGTGGTGCACCATGAGGGCTATCCgttcgccgccgccgccgccgccgccgctgccgccgccgccagccGCTGCAGCCACGAGGAGAACCCCTACTTCCATGGCTGGCTCATCGGCCACCCCGAGATGTCGCCCCCCGACTATAGCATGGCCCTGTCCTACAGCCCCGAGTACGCCAGCGGCGCCGCCGGCCTGGACCACTCCCATTACGGGGGGGTGCCGCCGGGCGCCGGGCCCCCGGGCCTAGGGGGGCCGCGCCCGGTGAAGCGCCGGGGCACTGCTAACCGCAAGGAGCGGCGCAGGACTCAGAGCATCAACAGCGCCTTCGCCGAACTGCGCGAGTGTATCCCCAACGTGCCGGCCGACACCAAACTCTCCAAGATCAAGACGCTGCGCCTGGCCACCAGCTACATCGCCTACCTCATGGACCTGCTGGCCAAGGACGACCAGAATGGCGAGGCGGAGGCCTTCAAGGCGGAGATCAAGAAGACAGatgtgaaagaagagaagaggaagaaggagctg AACGAAATCTTGAAAAGCACAGTGAGCAGCAACGACAAGAAAACCAAAGGCCGGACAGGCTGGCCGCAGCACGTCTGGGCCCTGGAGCTCAagcagtga
- the LOC107181073 gene encoding uncharacterized protein LOC107181073 isoform X1, with amino-acid sequence MLCPSEKVQIILGEVQLKPALPCPLESSFSSLHLLETPERDFRLAKARFKCHLLQEAFPASSPPFQPPQDLARRRRARWHRRSPLACMPRAKSNRGSAGIARASGLAGPWALESEMWGCCRHPGMLGDKGRCSGFRPPALQPCLGCWAASFTLVKFSFCSPFPLGVPATKEAGSLQLRPGEVTALGRMDPQLPPARLRGLFAGGGQEGVKSTPSPLTPLPRGQSRALGCGRRPPLPS; translated from the exons ATGCTCTGTCCATCAGAG AAGGTGCAGATCATTCTCGGGGAAGTCCAACTGAAaccagccctcccctgccctctggagTCTTCGTTTTCCAGCCTACATCTGCTTGAGACTCCAGAAAGAGACTTCAGATTGGCCAAG GCCCGGtttaaatgccacctcctccaggaagcttttccAG cttcctcccctcccttccagccTCCTCAAGACCTAGCCCGACGGCGACGGGCCAGGTGGCATCGGAGGTCACCGCTTGCCTGCATGCCCCGAGCCAAGAGCAACCGCGGTTCCGCGGGGATCGCAAGGGCCTCAGGCCTCGCAGGACCGTGGGCGCTGGAGAGTGAGATGTGGGGCTGCTGCCGCCACCCGGGAATGTTGGGGGACAAGGGGCGCTGCTCCGGATTTAGGCCGCCGGccctccagccctgccttggCTGTTGGGCCGCCTCCTTCACCTTGGTTAAGTTCTCCTTTTGCTCCCCATTCCCGCTCGGGGTGCCCGCCACCAAGGAGGCCGGTTCGCTGCAGCTTAGGCCAGGGGAGGTCACTGCTCTGGGGCGGATGGACCCCCAGCTTCCCCCAGCTCGTCTCCGAGGACTTTTCGCCGGAGGCGGGCAGGAAGGGGTTAAGAgcaccccttcccccctcacccccctcccccgcggcCAATCCAGAGCCCTGGGCTGCGGGCGAAGGCCGCCGCTTCCCTCCTGA